Proteins from a genomic interval of Nostoc sp. TCL240-02:
- the nifU gene encoding Fe-S cluster assembly protein NifU yields the protein MWDYTDKVLELFYDPKNQGEIEETGETGVKVATGEIGSIACGDALRLHLKVEVESDKILDARFQTFGCTSAIASSSALTEMVKGLTLDEALKVSNKDIADYLGGLPEAKMHCSVMGQEALEAAIYNYRGIPLATHDDDDEGALVCSCFGISESKIRRVILENHLTDAEQVTNYVKAGGGCGSCLANIDDIIRSVQQEYASPALNNYGVKVATEIVTSKERSLTNVQKIALIQKVLDEEVRPVLIADGGDVELYDVEGDRVKVVLQGACGSCSSSTATLKIAIEARLQDRVSKSLVVEAV from the coding sequence ATGTGGGACTACACTGATAAAGTATTAGAACTGTTTTACGATCCCAAGAATCAGGGAGAAATTGAAGAAACGGGCGAAACTGGAGTTAAGGTTGCAACGGGTGAAATCGGCAGCATTGCTTGCGGTGATGCTCTGAGATTGCACCTGAAAGTGGAAGTAGAATCTGATAAGATTCTAGATGCTCGGTTTCAAACCTTTGGCTGTACTAGTGCGATCGCATCTTCTAGTGCATTAACTGAAATGGTTAAAGGTTTAACCTTAGATGAAGCCCTGAAAGTGTCCAATAAAGACATTGCAGATTACCTTGGTGGTTTGCCAGAAGCAAAGATGCATTGCTCTGTGATGGGACAAGAAGCCCTAGAAGCCGCTATCTACAATTATCGTGGCATTCCTCTAGCTACCCACGATGATGACGATGAAGGTGCATTAGTTTGCAGTTGCTTTGGCATCAGCGAGTCTAAGATTCGTCGCGTGATTCTAGAAAATCATCTCACGGATGCTGAACAAGTAACAAATTATGTAAAAGCTGGTGGCGGATGCGGTTCCTGTCTGGCGAACATTGATGATATTATTAGATCAGTTCAACAGGAATACGCCTCACCTGCTCTCAACAATTACGGCGTAAAAGTTGCCACAGAAATTGTTACATCTAAAGAGCGATCGCTAACAAACGTCCAAAAGATTGCTCTAATTCAAAAGGTTCTTGATGAAGAAGTCAGACCCGTACTCATTGCAGACGGGGGAGATGTAGAACTCTATGATGTAGAAGGCGATCGCGTTAAAGTTGTACTGCAAGGTGCTTGCGGTTCCTGTTCAAGTAGTACAGCAACTCTGAAAATTGCGATCGAAGCCAGATTACAAGATCGTGTCAGCAAGAGCCTTGTAGTCGAAGCAGTTTAG
- a CDS encoding group 1 truncated hemoglobin — translation MSTLYDNIGGQPAIEQVVDELHKRIATDSLLSPVFAGTDMAKQRNHLVAFLAQIFEGPKQYGGRPMDKTHAGLNLQQPHFDAIAKHLSEAMAVRGVSADDTKAALDRVTNMKGAILNK, via the coding sequence ATGAGTACATTGTACGACAACATTGGTGGACAACCAGCTATTGAACAAGTAGTAGATGAACTCCACAAACGCATTGCCACTGACAGCCTCCTCAGTCCCGTTTTTGCTGGTACAGACATGGCAAAGCAACGCAATCATCTAGTTGCTTTCTTAGCTCAAATATTTGAAGGGCCAAAGCAATACGGCGGTCGTCCAATGGACAAAACCCACGCAGGATTGAATTTACAGCAACCACACTTCGATGCGATCGCCAAGCATCTCAGTGAAGCAATGGCTGTGCGTGGAGTGTCAGCAGATGACACCAAAGCTGCACTAGATCGCGTCACAAATATGAAGGGCGCTATTTTGAACAAGTAA
- the nifH gene encoding nitrogenase iron protein — protein MTEENIRQIAFYGKGGIGKSTTSQNTLAAMAEMGQRILIVGCDPKADSTRLMLHSKAQTTVLHLAAERGAVEDIEIEEVMLTGFRNVRCVESGGPEPGVGCAGRGIITAINFLEENGAYQDLDFVSYDVLGDVVCGGFAMPIREGKAQEIYIVTSGEMMAMYAANNIARGVLKYAHTGGVRLGGLICNSRNTDREIELIETLAKRLNTQMIHYVPRDNIVQHAELRRMTVNEYAPESNQANEYRILAQKIIDNKNLAIPTPIEMEELEELLIEFGILESDENAAKLVGKTAAEAPVS, from the coding sequence ATGACAGAAGAAAACATAAGACAGATAGCTTTCTACGGTAAAGGCGGTATCGGTAAATCTACCACTTCCCAAAATACCTTAGCAGCTATGGCAGAAATGGGTCAACGCATCCTCATCGTCGGTTGCGACCCTAAAGCTGACTCTACCCGTTTGATGCTACACAGCAAAGCTCAAACAACCGTTCTTCACCTCGCCGCAGAACGTGGTGCAGTAGAAGATATCGAAATTGAAGAAGTAATGTTAACCGGTTTCCGTAACGTTCGTTGCGTAGAATCTGGTGGTCCAGAACCCGGTGTAGGTTGCGCTGGTCGTGGTATCATCACCGCCATCAACTTCTTAGAAGAAAATGGTGCTTACCAAGACCTAGACTTCGTATCTTACGACGTATTAGGTGACGTTGTGTGTGGTGGTTTTGCAATGCCTATCCGCGAAGGTAAGGCACAAGAAATCTACATCGTTACATCTGGTGAAATGATGGCGATGTACGCTGCTAACAACATCGCTCGTGGTGTTCTTAAGTATGCTCACACCGGTGGCGTGCGCTTGGGTGGTTTGATTTGTAACAGCCGTAACACAGACCGAGAAATCGAATTGATCGAAACCTTGGCAAAACGGTTGAACACCCAAATGATTCACTACGTACCCCGCGACAACATTGTTCAACACGCAGAATTGCGCCGGATGACTGTTAACGAGTACGCTCCAGAAAGCAACCAAGCTAACGAATATCGGATTTTGGCTCAGAAAATTATCGACAACAAAAATCTAGCTATTCCTACACCCATCGAAATGGAAGAACTAGAAGAATTGTTGATTGAATTCGGTATTCTCGAAAGCGACGAAAATGCTGCCAAATTAGTTGGTAAGACTGCTGCTGAAGCTCCTGTAAGCTAA